The following are from one region of the Advenella mimigardefordensis DPN7 genome:
- a CDS encoding RraA family protein: MFILNPPPQQISTELIDLLVSAEPAVIGHFRHTGFMSPRIRAHFKDRRIAGTAVTVRVPGMDGSMVHYAIGKARPGDVLIFDRCGDETIATMGGAVAYAARKAGVAGIIVDGLVTDLGELREYGVPVWSKGTSAVTVKTLGLGGEFCIPITCGSVAVRPGDAVLADENGILILPATDIETSVQRALKMMNDEKTTLRRIDNGEKYPDIVGTSAVITKVMEAQA; the protein is encoded by the coding sequence TTGTTTATTTTGAATCCCCCGCCCCAACAGATCTCTACTGAACTGATTGATTTATTGGTTAGTGCAGAGCCGGCTGTAATTGGACATTTTCGTCATACCGGGTTTATGTCTCCGCGCATCCGCGCTCACTTCAAAGACCGACGAATTGCAGGTACTGCCGTCACTGTGCGGGTTCCTGGAATGGACGGCTCGATGGTCCATTATGCGATCGGCAAAGCACGCCCTGGCGACGTCCTGATCTTCGACCGGTGTGGCGATGAAACCATTGCCACTATGGGTGGAGCCGTCGCCTATGCGGCCAGGAAAGCCGGTGTTGCTGGCATTATCGTAGACGGGCTGGTCACGGATCTTGGCGAACTGCGTGAATACGGTGTCCCTGTGTGGTCCAAGGGAACATCTGCAGTGACGGTCAAAACCCTGGGACTGGGTGGCGAGTTTTGCATACCGATTACTTGTGGTTCGGTTGCCGTTCGTCCGGGAGACGCAGTATTGGCAGACGAGAACGGCATTCTCATTCTTCCTGCAACAGATATTGAAACGAGTGTCCAGCGCGCATTGAAGATGATGAATGATGAGAAAACAACGCTCAGGCGTATTGACAACGGCGAAAAATATCCGGACATCGTCGGAACATCAGCAGTCATAACCAAAGTGATGGAGGCGCAGGCATGA
- a CDS encoding LysR family transcriptional regulator encodes MSVSTVNWGSELHYTNCLSHRKDTYFNWDTSIFFMLQITFRQLEAFYWAGTLGTVAAAAKHLCISQPAVTARIKELETNLGLVLLLRSQQGVQLTPSGHAFLLRAQYMLQLGEEFEAGGRNEQPPLDGVLRLGADESSAAVGIAEILWQLRMRYPTLRMDLSIDQSSVLNGKLNRRELDITIQTSVLNRPHISNRVLGQVAVAWIAGASMDLADLPFRPDDAASVPLVINPHHSVLHSLARDWLGEARADQYQLNTCNSLAMIMKMVQKGHAMAVLPVPIVLEQLKQGQMKLVPADPPLPVISYYACFLSEKEAAGVGTIVDMASEILTECQFFISSE; translated from the coding sequence ATGAGTGTATCTACAGTTAATTGGGGTAGTGAGCTACACTATACGAATTGTCTCTCGCATCGAAAAGACACATATTTCAATTGGGATACCTCAATTTTCTTTATGTTGCAAATAACGTTCAGGCAGTTGGAGGCTTTTTACTGGGCCGGTACGCTAGGTACCGTAGCTGCAGCGGCTAAACATTTGTGTATCAGTCAGCCGGCAGTGACTGCGCGTATCAAGGAACTCGAGACCAATCTGGGATTAGTCCTGCTGCTGCGTAGTCAGCAAGGTGTACAGTTAACACCATCGGGGCACGCGTTTTTGCTGCGAGCTCAGTACATGCTCCAGCTAGGCGAAGAGTTCGAGGCGGGTGGCAGAAATGAACAGCCGCCGTTAGACGGGGTACTTCGCCTAGGCGCGGACGAGTCGAGTGCCGCAGTTGGCATTGCAGAAATACTCTGGCAGTTGCGTATGCGCTATCCAACGTTGCGGATGGACTTGAGCATCGATCAAAGCTCGGTGTTAAATGGCAAGCTTAACCGGCGGGAGCTGGATATCACAATTCAAACAAGTGTTTTGAACCGTCCACACATAAGCAATAGAGTGCTCGGACAAGTGGCGGTTGCATGGATTGCCGGTGCTTCAATGGACCTGGCTGACCTGCCGTTCCGACCGGACGACGCGGCTTCGGTGCCTTTGGTAATTAATCCTCATCATTCGGTGCTACATTCCCTTGCCCGTGATTGGCTGGGCGAGGCGAGGGCGGATCAGTATCAGCTCAATACATGTAATTCGCTCGCAATGATCATGAAGATGGTGCAAAAGGGGCATGCGATGGCGGTATTGCCGGTGCCTATTGTGCTGGAGCAGCTCAAACAGGGACAAATGAAACTGGTGCCTGCAGATCCTCCCTTACCAGTGATCTCTTACTACGCATGCTTTCTTTCCGAAAAAGAAGCTGCGGGTGTGGGTACGATTGTAGATATGGCGAGTGAAATACTAACGGAATGTCAGTTTTTCATCTCCTCTGAATAA
- a CDS encoding LysR substrate-binding domain-containing protein, which translates to MATINFKLIRQLWMFLAVADEQHFGRAAARLGMSQPPLTEQIKILEQSLRVQLFERNRRGTRLSAAGAAILPAVRQFAGQVEQLERVVKEVAAGQSGVLHIGAITSAMLDAVPAILGKLREQYPGLTVFVREIDSAEAITQLESGELDLAFVRFDGDNQGDINVLPLTEDRLAVALPKNHDLAMLTVVPIRKLAAEQMVMSSRQVSPAYFDKLTSICRTYGFSPRVLHEVRSVTAQIAYVSCGQGVALVPSSMSKLSPENVIVRPLKENIRVITAAVAWNIARHHPMVDASVALLSALYPDNERKIRQ; encoded by the coding sequence ATGGCAACAATAAATTTCAAGTTAATCAGACAGTTGTGGATGTTTCTCGCCGTTGCGGACGAGCAGCACTTCGGACGCGCCGCGGCACGTCTTGGAATGTCGCAACCTCCTTTAACCGAGCAAATAAAGATTCTGGAACAATCCCTGCGGGTGCAATTGTTCGAGCGCAACCGTCGCGGCACCAGGCTGAGTGCAGCAGGAGCCGCTATTTTGCCTGCGGTGCGTCAGTTCGCAGGACAAGTGGAACAGCTGGAGCGCGTCGTTAAGGAGGTGGCGGCAGGTCAGTCCGGCGTGCTGCATATCGGCGCAATCACATCCGCCATGCTGGATGCGGTACCTGCTATTTTGGGAAAGCTGCGAGAACAGTATCCAGGCTTGACCGTTTTTGTTCGAGAGATAGATAGTGCAGAAGCGATAACACAACTGGAGTCAGGGGAGCTGGATCTGGCCTTTGTTCGATTTGACGGTGATAATCAGGGTGATATCAACGTCCTGCCTCTGACAGAGGATCGCCTTGCTGTCGCCTTACCCAAAAACCATGATCTGGCAATGCTAACGGTGGTGCCGATTAGAAAACTGGCGGCAGAACAAATGGTTATGTCCTCGCGTCAGGTCAGCCCTGCTTACTTCGACAAACTAACCAGCATTTGCAGGACGTACGGGTTTTCGCCCAGAGTGCTGCATGAAGTTAGATCGGTCACTGCCCAGATTGCATATGTCAGTTGTGGTCAGGGCGTCGCACTGGTGCCCTCTTCTATGAGCAAGCTTTCACCAGAAAACGTGATTGTACGGCCGTTAAAGGAAAACATCAGGGTAATAACGGCTGCTGTTGCATGGAATATAGCAAGGCATCACCCGATGGTAGATGCATCGGTAGCGCTGTTGAGCGCACTGTATCCCGATAATGAGAGGAAAATACGACAATAA
- a CDS encoding RraA family protein, whose product MPWPDHLARLAEFDTNTVSDALDFLQIPGATYGLRPLWNCPKIVGRASTIELGPKPDEKPTVHLISPVIDAITTNDRILVIGGGPEVVSCWGDILANAAKFKNIRGSVIDGASRDIEGSESIGYPVFGKGVTMISARNRIVQVDSGKPLQIAGVTVREDDYVIADRCGTVFIATEHIQQVLDLAERIARRQQGMVQAVCGGRSVADVMHDKEFEAIRA is encoded by the coding sequence ATGCCCTGGCCTGACCATCTCGCCCGACTCGCTGAGTTCGATACCAATACGGTGTCCGATGCACTTGATTTTCTGCAAATACCGGGAGCCACATATGGTTTAAGACCACTGTGGAACTGCCCGAAAATCGTTGGCCGCGCCAGTACGATTGAGCTTGGGCCGAAACCGGATGAGAAACCAACCGTTCACCTGATTTCTCCAGTCATTGATGCAATTACCACGAATGATCGCATCCTGGTTATCGGTGGCGGACCGGAGGTTGTTTCGTGTTGGGGAGATATTCTGGCCAACGCTGCGAAGTTCAAAAACATACGCGGGTCGGTAATTGACGGCGCAAGTCGTGATATTGAAGGCAGCGAATCTATCGGCTATCCCGTCTTTGGGAAAGGCGTCACGATGATCAGCGCACGCAACCGTATCGTTCAGGTTGATTCAGGCAAACCGCTGCAGATTGCAGGTGTGACGGTACGCGAAGATGACTATGTGATTGCCGATAGATGCGGGACTGTTTTCATCGCAACTGAACATATTCAGCAGGTGCTGGATCTGGCCGAGCGCATCGCACGCCGACAGCAAGGCATGGTGCAGGCTGTGTGTGGAGGCCGTTCTGTGGCCGATGTGATGCATGACAAAGAATTTGAAGCCATTCGGGCTTAA
- a CDS encoding RraA family protein, giving the protein MSDEDKALVALFNGLDTPGVSDALDKLGLHGQALGIQPLANYSQVITGPAFTVKYVPASSPPGTVGDFIDQVAEGDVIVIDNNSRPDCTVWGDIMTQYAGIRGIAATVIDGVCRDVNKALGDGYPLFTAGRFMRTGKDRVQVESVNTTVGIGTVRVASRDIVVADSNGVVIVPRSRAREVAETAKKIEDVEAKIRERISQGDTIGQARQALGYHTLQRKS; this is encoded by the coding sequence ATGAGCGATGAAGACAAAGCGCTTGTCGCATTGTTCAACGGCCTGGATACACCTGGCGTGTCCGACGCCCTGGATAAGCTCGGCCTACACGGCCAGGCCCTTGGAATCCAGCCGTTGGCAAACTATAGCCAAGTTATCACAGGCCCGGCCTTCACCGTTAAGTATGTACCAGCCAGTTCGCCACCCGGAACAGTTGGAGATTTCATTGACCAAGTAGCAGAGGGTGATGTCATTGTCATTGACAATAACAGCCGTCCGGACTGCACTGTATGGGGCGATATCATGACGCAATACGCCGGTATTCGAGGCATTGCCGCGACAGTGATCGATGGCGTATGCAGGGATGTCAACAAAGCGCTCGGTGATGGTTATCCGCTGTTTACTGCAGGCCGGTTCATGAGAACCGGCAAAGACCGGGTTCAAGTGGAATCCGTCAATACAACGGTTGGCATTGGAACAGTACGCGTTGCTTCCAGGGATATTGTGGTGGCTGATTCCAATGGTGTTGTCATTGTGCCGCGCTCGCGAGCCCGGGAAGTCGCTGAAACAGCGAAAAAAATCGAGGACGTAGAAGCGAAAATCCGGGAGCGTATCAGCCAGGGTGATACCATCGGGCAAGCCAGACAAGCGCTTGGTTATCACACGCTTCAAAGGAAATCATGA
- a CDS encoding pyridoxal phosphate-dependent aminotransferase: MMNHAQRLNRFLAGAKSSATYAIMDRVAQKRAVGDKVISLSAGEPDFGTPAHIRSAAISAIQSGYTRYSQVAGLRPLREAIAEKFQVENGIQTDWRNTIVCNGGKQVIFNALASTLNEADEVIVPAPYWVSYPEMVQVCGGTPILVQCDAGSSFKLTPQALEKAITERTRWLILNSPSNPSGAVYSEDELRALATVLMRHPQVLILSDDIYEHLVFDDKAFFTLAQIAPQLHDRILTMNGVSKAYAMTGWRIGFGAGPAWLINAMEKLQGQQTSGACTISQYAAIAALAGPKDFIHQSRDVFQQRRDNLVGYINQIPGLQCDIPSGAFYGFIACRDWIGRTTRSGTVLKSDDHVVSALLDEANVATVHGSAFGLGPYIRISYALDDAPLVDACEAISKFRQAFVE; this comes from the coding sequence ATGATGAATCATGCACAGCGTCTGAATCGATTCCTCGCCGGCGCAAAATCTTCTGCTACTTACGCGATCATGGATCGCGTGGCGCAGAAGAGGGCAGTGGGTGACAAAGTGATTTCGTTGAGTGCCGGTGAGCCTGATTTTGGCACGCCGGCACATATTCGATCGGCAGCGATCTCGGCCATCCAGTCTGGGTACACCCGCTATTCCCAGGTAGCCGGGTTGCGCCCTTTACGAGAAGCCATCGCAGAGAAATTTCAGGTGGAAAATGGCATTCAGACCGATTGGCGTAATACCATCGTCTGCAACGGTGGCAAACAGGTCATCTTCAACGCATTGGCAAGCACCTTGAATGAAGCGGACGAAGTGATTGTTCCCGCTCCGTATTGGGTGAGTTATCCGGAAATGGTACAGGTTTGCGGTGGAACACCTATACTGGTTCAGTGTGATGCGGGCAGTAGTTTTAAATTGACGCCACAGGCGCTGGAAAAAGCCATTACTGAACGTACGCGATGGCTGATACTCAATTCACCATCCAACCCTTCAGGTGCAGTGTACAGCGAGGACGAATTGCGTGCGCTGGCAACGGTGTTAATGCGACATCCCCAGGTCCTGATTTTGTCGGATGATATTTACGAGCACCTCGTATTCGATGATAAAGCGTTTTTCACGCTGGCCCAGATCGCCCCGCAATTGCACGACCGTATTCTCACCATGAACGGTGTCTCCAAAGCATATGCCATGACGGGTTGGCGCATAGGATTCGGAGCGGGTCCGGCATGGCTGATCAACGCCATGGAAAAGCTACAGGGACAACAAACCTCCGGCGCATGTACGATTTCGCAGTATGCGGCGATCGCTGCATTGGCGGGTCCAAAAGATTTTATCCATCAATCGCGCGATGTATTTCAACAGCGCCGGGATAATCTGGTGGGGTATATCAATCAAATTCCCGGGCTGCAGTGTGACATTCCCAGTGGTGCTTTCTATGGCTTCATTGCTTGCCGTGACTGGATCGGCAGAACGACGCGTTCAGGAACGGTGCTGAAATCGGATGACCACGTAGTCAGTGCATTGCTGGATGAAGCAAATGTCGCAACCGTACACGGTAGCGCATTCGGACTTGGCCCTTATATACGGATTTCGTATGCGCTGGATGATGCGCCGTTGGTCGATGCCTGTGAGGCAATATCGAAATTTCGACAGGCGTTTGTGGAGTGA
- a CDS encoding SMP-30/gluconolactonase/LRE family protein, protein MDKHADGGYRLARRDFIKGGLAVTAVIGTGTASAQWTPSLRYPDPGVEILDPSFTKYRIFNSSIERLATGFRWLEGPVWIGDGNYLLVSDIANNQIIRWDEATGKASVFRKPANFPNGNTRDRQGRLLTCEGAVTRRISRTEYSGKVNALTDNFEGKPYNSPNDIVCKTDGSVWFTDPPFQLSNDYEGRISKQELPDSVYRVDAQTNKVHRVIDDLAGPNGLCFSPDEKKLYVVEGRAKPSRILWVYTVGADNTLSEKTKFLEVEGAGALDGIKCDQDGNIWAGWGNSGAPGGDSAQLDGVMVFNPQGKAIAHIHLPERCANLCFGGENNNRLFMASSHSIYSVFVNTRGAVAFD, encoded by the coding sequence ATGGATAAGCACGCAGATGGTGGCTATCGGTTAGCCCGGCGAGATTTTATCAAGGGAGGGCTGGCAGTGACAGCCGTGATAGGTACAGGCACGGCCAGTGCACAATGGACGCCATCGTTGCGTTATCCGGATCCAGGAGTGGAAATCCTTGATCCGTCCTTCACAAAATATCGGATCTTCAATTCAAGTATCGAGCGCCTGGCGACGGGGTTTCGCTGGCTGGAAGGGCCGGTTTGGATCGGCGACGGCAACTATCTGCTCGTTAGCGATATTGCTAATAATCAAATTATTCGCTGGGATGAAGCTACTGGAAAAGCGTCTGTTTTCCGTAAGCCTGCTAATTTTCCGAACGGTAATACACGTGACCGGCAGGGACGTTTACTCACCTGCGAAGGGGCTGTAACGCGACGCATCAGTCGTACTGAATATAGTGGAAAAGTCAATGCATTAACGGATAACTTTGAAGGAAAGCCATATAACTCGCCCAATGATATCGTCTGCAAAACTGACGGATCGGTCTGGTTCACAGATCCGCCATTCCAGCTGAGCAATGATTATGAGGGTCGAATATCGAAACAGGAGTTACCCGACTCGGTATATCGCGTTGATGCACAAACGAATAAAGTGCATAGAGTCATTGATGATCTGGCCGGACCCAACGGCCTGTGTTTCTCACCCGACGAAAAAAAGCTATACGTGGTAGAGGGCCGCGCAAAGCCCAGCCGTATTTTATGGGTGTATACGGTCGGTGCTGACAATACCCTCAGTGAAAAGACAAAATTCCTGGAAGTGGAGGGTGCCGGCGCGCTGGATGGCATTAAATGTGATCAGGACGGCAACATCTGGGCCGGTTGGGGCAATAGTGGTGCACCGGGAGGAGATTCGGCCCAGCTCGATGGGGTGATGGTGTTCAATCCGCAGGGAAAGGCCATCGCTCATATTCATCTGCCCGAGCGTTGCGCCAATCTGTGTTTTGGTGGTGAGAACAACAATCGACTATTCATGGCAAGCAGCCATTCCATCTATTCAGTCTTTGTTAATACCCGTGGGGCCGTTGCATTCGATTAG
- a CDS encoding LysR family transcriptional regulator, translated as MRITLSQMEAFYWAAHLGSIHAAARHLHLSQPAVSARIKELEDALDARLFERTRQRVTLTDIGTAALRHADQALNSSRQLEHFRKDRSPGGKLRLGADECSATVGLTAVIAKIKEHFPSLDLEITVDVGSILNQKLNAKELDIAILTNPSTGAEATDSFIGWMPFAWVASSSAPALPAPFKPTDAHGLSIATHSAPSTLYAVVDGWLHSGGVKARSLNTSNSLALIARLVAAGHAIAILPLPLLQEMLASGAMRTLPCSPPIEPAGFYISYMTATHNPGIDAIVELTKDTLLRLKFLTVDHPAHQQADADHA; from the coding sequence ATGAGGATTACCCTAAGTCAGATGGAGGCCTTTTATTGGGCTGCTCATTTGGGCAGTATTCATGCGGCGGCAAGGCACTTGCACCTATCGCAGCCAGCCGTATCTGCACGTATAAAGGAACTGGAGGACGCGCTGGATGCCAGGCTTTTTGAACGGACGCGGCAACGTGTCACCCTGACGGACATCGGCACAGCCGCATTGCGCCATGCAGATCAGGCACTCAATAGCAGTCGACAGCTTGAACATTTTCGCAAAGACCGAAGCCCTGGCGGAAAGTTACGCCTTGGTGCAGATGAATGCTCCGCAACGGTGGGCCTTACTGCTGTGATTGCGAAAATCAAGGAACACTTTCCATCGCTTGATCTGGAAATCACGGTTGATGTGGGATCCATATTGAATCAGAAGCTCAATGCCAAAGAGCTGGACATCGCGATCCTGACGAACCCGTCCACTGGCGCTGAAGCGACAGATAGCTTTATCGGATGGATGCCCTTTGCCTGGGTGGCGTCTTCGTCTGCACCGGCTTTGCCAGCACCATTCAAACCGACTGATGCGCATGGTTTAAGTATCGCGACCCATTCGGCACCATCGACACTCTATGCTGTCGTTGATGGATGGCTGCACTCCGGGGGAGTGAAGGCCAGATCGCTGAATACAAGTAATTCGCTTGCCTTGATTGCCAGGTTGGTTGCTGCTGGTCACGCCATCGCTATCCTGCCCCTGCCTTTATTACAGGAGATGCTGGCGTCGGGTGCCATGCGCACCCTGCCCTGCTCGCCTCCCATAGAGCCAGCAGGGTTCTACATCTCGTATATGACCGCCACCCATAATCCTGGCATCGACGCGATTGTTGAACTGACCAAAGACACGCTGCTTCGATTAAAATTTCTTACCGTTGATCATCCGGCCCACCAGCAGGCAGACGCCGATCATGCCTAA
- a CDS encoding RraA family protein produces the protein MYLIHPLPPPICTQDLALLKRAEPATVGHFRTVGFMDSAIRAHVRDLRIAGTAVTVRMPGTDGGILHYAMGCVRPGDVLVIDRCGEAITAAFGGAMAYAASQAGVVALIVDGCVTDLGELREHGVPVWSRGPSVVTTRVLGQDGEFCAPISCGGVPVQPGDAILADENGVLVLPRDQIGAAAQQAIAFQEHEKQTLARLRAGEKFPDIVGSRAAIEKNTVTAL, from the coding sequence ATGTACCTGATTCATCCCTTGCCACCTCCCATTTGCACGCAAGACCTGGCATTACTGAAGCGCGCTGAACCGGCTACAGTCGGACATTTCCGTACTGTTGGCTTCATGGACTCAGCTATTCGGGCCCATGTCCGCGATCTGCGGATCGCGGGTACTGCAGTGACGGTCAGGATGCCGGGTACCGATGGCGGCATTTTGCATTATGCCATGGGGTGCGTTCGACCGGGCGATGTGCTGGTCATTGACCGATGCGGTGAAGCGATAACCGCTGCCTTTGGCGGTGCCATGGCTTATGCCGCGAGTCAGGCCGGTGTCGTTGCACTGATCGTCGATGGCTGCGTTACTGACCTGGGAGAGCTAAGAGAACATGGTGTGCCGGTGTGGTCGCGAGGCCCATCCGTCGTTACGACACGGGTGCTTGGTCAGGATGGCGAATTTTGTGCTCCGATCAGTTGCGGTGGCGTACCGGTTCAGCCTGGAGATGCGATATTGGCTGATGAAAACGGCGTGCTGGTCTTGCCGCGCGACCAGATAGGTGCGGCAGCGCAACAGGCGATCGCATTTCAGGAGCACGAGAAACAGACATTGGCACGGTTACGTGCCGGTGAAAAATTTCCCGACATTGTCGGCAGCCGTGCCGCTATTGAAAAAAATACTGTCACTGCCCTTTAA
- a CDS encoding TRAP transporter substrate-binding protein, whose translation MKKIISTLVMATASVYANAQDLPKTHFKVVGGGSHNYTFGSTEKPFWEETLPKASAGQVTADLSGLSESGLKGPEVVRLMRTGAIDIGMGVFAYVSSDDALFEGVDLPGMAPDIDKAHSIAKAYRPVLDKRMRERHGIKLLATASYTAQVFFCREPVKQLSDLKGKKVRTRGRNMADYVSALGATSVTLPFAEVVTALQTGVIDCAVTGIGSGNAAKWFEVANNLYNLPIDWSVGFYGIGLKRWQKLDPAVQKLLEEQAQVLEDRFWAETKRENNFALACNTGQGECQIHQKAQMVAAAPSAQEQETLQGIARKVAQEWGARCGKDCVQQWNETAGKAAGITLP comes from the coding sequence ATGAAAAAAATAATATCCACCCTTGTTATGGCCACTGCAAGCGTGTATGCAAACGCACAGGATCTGCCCAAAACCCATTTCAAGGTGGTCGGCGGAGGAAGTCACAACTACACATTCGGTTCAACGGAAAAGCCGTTCTGGGAGGAGACACTGCCTAAAGCATCGGCAGGTCAGGTCACTGCGGATCTCAGCGGCTTATCTGAAAGCGGGCTCAAGGGGCCTGAAGTCGTCAGACTGATGCGCACAGGTGCAATCGATATCGGCATGGGTGTATTCGCCTATGTGAGCAGTGATGACGCGCTGTTTGAAGGCGTAGATTTGCCCGGTATGGCACCGGATATTGATAAGGCACACTCAATCGCCAAGGCATATCGGCCTGTACTGGACAAGCGCATGCGGGAGCGACATGGCATCAAGTTGCTTGCGACCGCTTCGTATACGGCGCAGGTATTTTTTTGTCGCGAACCGGTGAAGCAATTGAGTGACCTCAAAGGCAAAAAGGTGCGTACGCGTGGCCGGAACATGGCCGACTATGTGAGTGCATTGGGTGCGACTTCAGTTACCTTGCCCTTTGCCGAGGTAGTAACTGCACTGCAAACCGGCGTCATCGATTGCGCCGTGACAGGAATAGGTTCGGGCAATGCTGCAAAGTGGTTCGAAGTGGCCAATAATCTCTACAACCTGCCGATAGACTGGTCTGTAGGCTTCTATGGTATTGGGTTGAAGCGCTGGCAAAAACTGGATCCTGCAGTACAGAAGCTATTAGAGGAACAGGCACAGGTGCTGGAAGATCGCTTCTGGGCTGAAACCAAGCGGGAGAATAACTTTGCCCTTGCATGCAATACCGGACAGGGTGAATGTCAGATTCACCAGAAAGCTCAAATGGTGGCGGCAGCACCGAGTGCACAGGAGCAGGAAACCCTGCAGGGCATTGCCCGGAAAGTTGCACAGGAGTGGGGTGCACGTTGTGGCAAAGATTGCGTACAACAATGGAATGAAACGGCTGGCAAGGCGGCGGGCATCACGTTACCTTGA
- a CDS encoding TRAP transporter small permease subunit, which translates to MELQTFAPKRMLDAVARCGAWIGGACLLVSSMLIVIDLVMRKWIGWSMGGADEIAGYVLAIVSAWAFPITLLRRSHIRVDVVYTHLPRQVRIGLDLFALFCLGVFVAVLTYHAWQVLADSISFNAVSNTPLQVPQWIPQSLWFAGYVFFLITILALMFCAVYLIVKRRPREVSALIGIHSVEEEINEEVVLETDPCPTHQALAVAEK; encoded by the coding sequence ATGGAACTGCAAACATTTGCGCCCAAGCGCATGCTTGACGCCGTCGCTCGCTGCGGAGCCTGGATAGGCGGTGCCTGCCTGTTGGTTTCCTCTATGCTGATTGTGATTGATCTGGTCATGCGAAAGTGGATAGGATGGTCAATGGGTGGCGCCGATGAAATTGCCGGGTATGTACTGGCAATCGTTAGTGCCTGGGCATTTCCGATCACGCTGCTGCGCCGGTCACATATTCGTGTGGACGTTGTTTATACCCATTTGCCACGCCAGGTACGTATCGGACTCGATCTGTTTGCGTTGTTTTGTCTGGGCGTGTTCGTCGCCGTATTGACGTATCACGCATGGCAAGTACTGGCAGATTCGATTTCTTTCAATGCCGTGTCGAATACACCATTGCAGGTGCCTCAATGGATTCCACAGTCACTATGGTTCGCAGGGTATGTATTTTTCCTGATCACCATTCTGGCGCTGATGTTCTGCGCCGTTTATCTGATTGTAAAGCGCAGACCACGTGAGGTCAGTGCACTGATCGGCATCCATTCTGTAGAAGAAGAAATCAATGAAGAGGTGGTCCTTGAAACGGACCCGTGTCCCACCCATCAGGCTTTGGCCGTCGCGGAGAAATAA